In the Leptospiraceae bacterium genome, one interval contains:
- a CDS encoding glycosyltransferase produces MRVFQHVDELNPADGIGNDVRGIHNLLTSIGVQSFIVCQKNNSELKKNVLVTTENFDYQKKDLHILHYGGEGYPLNYFLDIKGWKSLRFHNITPSYFFSNLDVYESLQTSELKSIFELSSMKNKIEFTLCDSKCNKIFLETLRFSNLRVVPILKNYDQAASTKESLGFTIGFTGRFAPNKKIEDLFLLLYFLKKINPSYSLKLIGKTISAFSDYNFYLKHLATEFQLEDSIFYSENLSDERMNSEFSKFDFYISMSEHEGFGIPLLEAFSLGIPVIAFDTKLSAVAETMNGGGILFQKKSFALIAEFIELIRTQNDLRDKIITSQNQALKYYNNFPYEKYFREIVKNYEN; encoded by the coding sequence GTGAGAGTATTTCAACACGTCGATGAATTGAATCCTGCGGATGGAATAGGGAATGATGTTCGCGGTATTCACAATTTACTAACTTCTATTGGAGTGCAGTCTTTTATTGTATGTCAAAAAAACAATTCTGAATTAAAAAAAAATGTTTTGGTTACTACAGAAAATTTTGATTATCAAAAAAAGGATTTGCATATTTTGCATTACGGAGGTGAAGGATACCCTCTAAATTATTTTCTCGATATAAAAGGATGGAAATCGCTTCGGTTTCATAATATAACTCCATCGTATTTTTTTTCAAACTTAGATGTTTACGAATCTTTACAAACAAGTGAGTTAAAATCCATATTCGAACTTAGCTCAATGAAAAATAAAATTGAATTCACTCTGTGTGATTCCAAATGCAATAAAATTTTTTTAGAAACGTTGAGATTTTCCAATTTAAGAGTTGTCCCTATTTTAAAGAATTACGACCAAGCAGCTTCCACAAAAGAAAGTTTAGGTTTTACGATAGGATTTACAGGGAGGTTTGCTCCAAATAAAAAAATTGAAGACTTATTTTTATTATTGTATTTTTTAAAAAAAATCAATCCAAGCTATTCATTAAAATTAATAGGCAAGACTATCTCAGCATTTTCTGATTATAATTTCTATTTAAAGCATCTTGCTACAGAATTTCAGTTAGAGGATAGTATTTTTTATTCTGAAAATTTAAGTGATGAGAGAATGAATTCAGAGTTTTCTAAGTTTGATTTTTATATTTCCATGAGCGAGCACGAAGGTTTTGGAATTCCTTTGTTGGAAGCATTTTCTTTGGGTATTCCTGTAATTGCTTTTGATACAAAGTTAAGCGCAGTTGCCGAAACAATGAATGGAGGAGGGATTTTATTTCAAAAAAAAAGTTTTGCATTAATAGCAGAATTTATTGAATTGATTCGCACTCAAAATGACTTACGAGATAAAATTATTACTTCACAAAATCAGGCATTAAAATATTACAATAATTTTCCGTATGAAAAATATTTCAGAGAAATTGTAAAGAATTATGAGAATTAA